The following proteins are encoded in a genomic region of Streptococcus cristatus AS 1.3089:
- a CDS encoding dipeptidase, with translation MKIDITNQVKDEFLTSLKTLISYPSVLNEGENGTPFGQAIQDVLEKTLEICRGLGFTTYLDPKGYYGYAEIGQGAELLAVLCHLDVVPSGDETDWQTPPFEATIKDGWIFGRGVQDDKGPSMAALYAVKALLDSGVTFKKRVRFIFGTDEETLWRCMGRYNELEETATLGFAPDSSFPLTYAEKGLLQVKLHGPGSDQLELEAGAAFNVVPGKASYQGELLDQVVAGLQAASFDYEQSDHQVTVLGLPKHAKDAAECVNAIVRLATVLQPLQAHPALAFIAEAVGEDATGGRLFGDISDEPSGRLSFNIAGLTLNSDKSEIRIDIRIPVLADKDQLVAKLAEIAGRYQLNYQEFDYLAPLYVPKDSELVSTLMAIYQEKTGDTSPAMSSGGATFARTMPNCVAFGALFPGAEQTEHQANERASLDDLYRAMDIYAETIYRLAGE, from the coding sequence ATGAAAATAGATATAACAAATCAAGTTAAAGATGAATTTCTTACATCATTAAAAACCTTGATTTCCTATCCTTCGGTGCTCAATGAAGGAGAAAATGGAACACCTTTTGGACAAGCAATCCAAGATGTCCTAGAAAAAACTTTAGAGATTTGTCGAGGCTTAGGTTTCACTACCTATCTTGACCCTAAAGGTTATTACGGATATGCAGAAATCGGTCAGGGAGCAGAGCTCCTGGCCGTTCTCTGTCATTTGGATGTTGTTCCATCAGGTGATGAGACGGATTGGCAGACACCGCCATTTGAGGCAACTATCAAAGACGGCTGGATCTTCGGACGTGGTGTCCAAGATGATAAGGGACCATCAATGGCTGCTCTTTATGCAGTCAAGGCTCTGCTAGATAGCGGAGTTACATTTAAAAAGCGGGTTCGTTTTATCTTTGGTACAGACGAGGAGACCCTCTGGCGCTGCATGGGCCGGTACAATGAACTAGAAGAAACAGCGACGCTTGGCTTTGCACCAGATTCTTCCTTCCCTCTGACCTATGCTGAAAAAGGCCTCTTGCAGGTCAAGCTACACGGTCCTGGCTCAGATCAGCTAGAGCTAGAAGCGGGAGCAGCCTTTAATGTTGTACCTGGCAAGGCTAGCTATCAAGGAGAACTTTTGGACCAGGTCGTGGCAGGTTTGCAGGCAGCTTCTTTTGACTACGAGCAAAGTGATCATCAAGTTACTGTTCTCGGCCTCCCTAAGCATGCCAAGGATGCAGCTGAATGTGTCAATGCTATTGTTCGACTGGCAACAGTTTTGCAGCCTTTACAGGCTCATCCTGCCTTGGCCTTTATTGCAGAAGCGGTGGGAGAAGATGCGACTGGCGGCCGTTTATTTGGCGACATTTCGGATGAACCCTCTGGCAGACTCTCCTTTAATATTGCAGGTCTGACGCTGAACTCAGATAAGTCTGAAATCCGTATTGATATTCGGATTCCTGTTTTGGCGGATAAAGATCAGCTAGTGGCAAAACTAGCTGAGATTGCTGGGCGCTACCAGCTGAACTATCAAGAATTTGACTATCTGGCTCCGCTTTATGTACCTAAGGACAGCGAACTGGTCAGCACCCTGATGGCTATCTACCAAGAAAAGACGGGCGATACTAGTCCAGCTATGTCCTCTGGTGGGGCTACCTTTGCTCGAACTATGCCAAACTGTGTGGCCTTCGGGGCTCTATTCCCAGGTGCTGAGCAGACGGAGCATCAAGCCAATGAAAGAGCATCTTTAGATGATCTCTATCGTGCGATGGATATCTATGCTGAGACCATTTACCGCTTGGCAGGAGAGTAA
- the arcA gene encoding arginine deiminase, which produces MSTHPIHVFSEIGKLKKVMLHRPGKELENLLPDYLERLLFDDIPFLEDAQKEHDAFAQALRDEGIEVLYLEKLAAESLISPEIREQFIEEYLEEANIRGRETKKAIRELLHGIKDNQELVEKTMAGVQKVELPEIPEEAKGLTDLVESDYPFAIDPMPNLYFTRDPFATIGNAVSLNHMYADTRNRETLYGKYIFKYHPEYAGKVELVYNREEDTRIEGGDELVLSKDVLAVGISQRTDAASIEKLLVNIFKKNVGFKKVLAFEFANNRKFMHLDTVFTMVDYDKFTIHPEIEGDLRVYSVTYENEKLKIVEEKGDLAELLAQNLGVEKVHLIRCGGGNIVAAGREQWNDGSNTLTIAPGVVVVYDRNTVTNKILEEYGLRLIKIRGSELVRGRGGPRCMSMPFEREEV; this is translated from the coding sequence ATGTCTACACATCCAATTCATGTTTTCTCAGAAATTGGGAAACTGAAAAAAGTTATGTTGCACCGTCCGGGCAAAGAGCTGGAAAACTTACTACCGGACTACCTAGAACGTCTTCTTTTTGATGACATTCCTTTCTTGGAAGATGCTCAAAAAGAACACGATGCATTCGCTCAAGCCCTTCGTGATGAAGGAATCGAAGTTCTTTATCTTGAAAAATTGGCCGCTGAATCCTTGATTTCTCCAGAAATTCGTGAACAGTTCATCGAAGAATATTTGGAAGAAGCAAATATTCGTGGACGCGAAACGAAGAAAGCTATTCGTGAATTGTTGCATGGTATCAAGGACAACCAAGAATTGGTTGAAAAAACAATGGCAGGGGTTCAAAAAGTTGAATTGCCAGAAATTCCTGAAGAAGCTAAAGGCTTGACTGACTTGGTAGAATCTGATTATCCATTCGCGATTGATCCAATGCCAAACCTTTACTTCACACGCGACCCATTTGCTACAATTGGTAATGCTGTATCACTCAACCACATGTATGCAGATACTCGTAATCGTGAAACTCTCTACGGTAAATACATTTTCAAATATCACCCAGAATACGCTGGAAAAGTGGAATTGGTTTACAACCGTGAAGAAGATACTCGTATCGAAGGTGGGGACGAACTGGTTCTTTCTAAAGATGTATTGGCAGTTGGTATTTCTCAACGTACAGACGCAGCTTCTATCGAAAAACTTTTGGTGAATATCTTCAAGAAGAATGTTGGCTTCAAGAAAGTATTGGCATTTGAATTTGCTAACAACCGTAAATTCATGCACTTAGATACTGTCTTCACTATGGTTGACTATGATAAGTTCACCATTCACCCAGAAATCGAAGGCGACCTTCGTGTTTACTCAGTCACTTATGAAAACGAAAAACTGAAGATCGTTGAAGAAAAAGGTGACTTGGCTGAGCTTCTGGCTCAAAACCTTGGCGTAGAAAAAGTTCATTTGATTCGTTGCGGTGGCGGCAATATCGTAGCAGCTGGACGTGAACAATGGAATGACGGTTCTAACACCTTGACAATCGCTCCTGGTGTGGTAGTGGTTTATGACCGCAATACTGTAACCAACAAGATTTTGGAAGAATACGGGCTTCGCTTGATTAAGATTCGCGGAAGTGAATTGGTTCGGGGCCGTGGTGGACCTCGTTGTATGTCTATGCCATTTGAACGTGAAGAAGTTTAA
- a CDS encoding MFS transporter: MGKKFSNSYLAYFLMYNFYFLSNSLFSTLISVYMLDKGYTAGQVSIVVSASFFSSMLAQPIMGLLTDTLGIKRVSLISFFLIILGDIFFMEADNLWLLAIWYSFVLMLINGVGTVMDVLATQSPYKYGKIRIWGTIGYAVGSQLAGLIYKNISPQAIYLVFIGTMMLSILGVLGMNPKRDRLTKKSGKRGHSLFSAILKNRTYLFYLFLVALYSGVGNTGHTYIPSMLEASGLSVDWATTVVAVSVLCEAPLIFYSYLFMDKISVKKLLYICLGMMLLQYAVYALNFGLGSKIAVTLLSKHASGMVLTMLSLRIVANLVDEKYLVTAFALLQTGRNLGTILIQNMSGSILDHFGYDRMNLMLTAIIGLVLLLALFLKVPEKKNQNLFG; encoded by the coding sequence ATGGGAAAAAAGTTTTCTAATAGCTATTTAGCTTATTTTTTGATGTATAATTTTTATTTTCTGTCTAATTCATTGTTTTCGACCTTGATATCCGTTTATATGCTAGATAAGGGGTACACGGCTGGTCAAGTATCTATCGTCGTATCAGCTTCTTTCTTTTCTTCCATGCTGGCTCAGCCAATCATGGGGCTGTTAACGGATACTCTTGGCATCAAGAGAGTTTCGCTTATTAGTTTTTTTCTGATTATTCTAGGAGACATCTTTTTCATGGAGGCTGATAATCTATGGCTCTTGGCCATCTGGTACAGTTTTGTCTTGATGCTCATCAATGGGGTGGGTACCGTGATGGATGTACTGGCAACCCAAAGTCCTTATAAATATGGGAAAATCCGAATTTGGGGAACAATCGGTTATGCCGTTGGTTCACAGCTGGCAGGTTTGATTTATAAAAATATTTCTCCTCAAGCGATCTATCTGGTCTTTATCGGGACTATGATGCTGAGTATTTTAGGAGTTCTTGGCATGAATCCCAAGCGAGATAGATTAACTAAAAAGAGTGGAAAACGAGGCCATTCGCTCTTTTCAGCCATTCTTAAAAACAGAACCTATCTTTTTTATCTTTTCCTTGTTGCCCTTTACTCTGGTGTGGGCAATACAGGTCACACTTATATTCCGTCCATGCTAGAAGCCAGTGGTTTGAGTGTTGACTGGGCAACGACGGTCGTAGCTGTCTCTGTACTATGCGAGGCGCCTTTAATCTTTTATTCCTACCTTTTCATGGATAAAATCTCTGTCAAAAAGTTGCTCTATATTTGCTTGGGCATGATGCTCCTTCAGTATGCGGTTTATGCTCTGAATTTTGGCTTAGGTTCGAAAATAGCAGTTACACTGCTTTCTAAACATGCTTCTGGTATGGTACTGACCATGCTTAGTCTGCGCATTGTAGCAAATTTGGTGGATGAAAAATATTTGGTGACCGCCTTTGCGCTGCTCCAGACAGGGAGAAATTTAGGGACGATTCTTATCCAGAATATGTCAGGCTCCATCTTGGATCACTTTGGCTATGACAGGATGAATCTTATGTTGACAGCCATTATCGGCCTTGTGCTCTTGCTTGCCCTCTTCTTGAAAGTTCCTGAAAAAAAGAATCAGAATTTATTTGGATAA
- a CDS encoding D-alanyl-D-alanine carboxypeptidase codes for MKKKFLVFGLILSAFLSPFSAAADELVDMAQKMYPNDHVQAINRPKSSLMIDGNTGDILWQDNIDEIRDPASMSKIMTLYLVFEAIKEGKLSLDTVIKATPQDQAVAGIYEISNNKIVAGVNYTVSELITMTVVPSSNATTVMLANYLSDNDPDAFLDKMNAKAQELGMTNTKWFNASGAAAVSFKGYYTPQRYNNYASNQTTARDLGILVYNFVKNYPDILNYTNQAKVTVKAGTPYEETFETYNYSLPGARYALEGVDGLKTGSSPNGAFNYIATVKRGNQRVIGVIMGVGDWSDQDGEYYRHPFGNALIEKSYADYEYKKLFSKGKQEINGKTYNLPEDFYATIKKDAKAKPVVENGVLKAGNDLYTLSPKISDEMKVEEVDTSVTQSAKEEVTKKENNKTWYSDLLSNRWLIALPIVIIILIFYIENRKSRKAKAKARKKINK; via the coding sequence GTGAAGAAGAAGTTTTTGGTGTTTGGACTAATTTTATCTGCCTTTCTGTCACCGTTTTCTGCAGCAGCAGATGAATTGGTAGATATGGCACAAAAAATGTATCCTAATGATCATGTGCAAGCTATCAATCGTCCTAAATCATCTTTGATGATTGATGGAAATACGGGAGATATCCTGTGGCAGGATAATATTGATGAAATTCGCGATCCAGCCAGCATGAGTAAGATCATGACCTTGTACTTGGTTTTTGAAGCCATTAAAGAGGGAAAACTCAGTTTAGATACGGTGATTAAGGCGACGCCGCAAGATCAAGCTGTTGCGGGAATTTATGAAATTTCCAATAATAAAATCGTGGCTGGGGTTAATTACACTGTTTCTGAGCTGATTACCATGACAGTTGTACCCTCTTCTAACGCAACAACAGTGATGCTGGCAAATTACTTATCAGATAATGATCCCGATGCTTTCTTGGATAAGATGAACGCGAAAGCGCAGGAACTAGGCATGACCAACACCAAATGGTTTAATGCTAGTGGTGCAGCAGCAGTTTCCTTCAAAGGATACTACACACCTCAGAGATATAACAATTATGCTAGCAACCAAACGACTGCGCGTGATTTAGGGATTTTAGTTTATAATTTTGTAAAGAACTATCCAGATATTTTAAACTATACCAATCAGGCTAAAGTAACTGTCAAGGCTGGCACACCTTATGAAGAAACATTTGAGACTTATAATTACTCATTGCCGGGTGCTCGCTATGCTCTAGAGGGAGTAGATGGTCTGAAGACGGGCTCAAGTCCGAATGGTGCCTTTAACTACATTGCAACTGTCAAGCGTGGAAACCAGCGCGTGATTGGAGTCATCATGGGTGTTGGCGACTGGTCTGACCAAGATGGTGAATATTACCGCCACCCATTTGGAAATGCCTTGATCGAAAAATCTTATGCTGACTATGAGTACAAAAAATTATTCTCTAAAGGGAAGCAGGAGATTAATGGAAAAACTTACAATCTGCCAGAAGATTTTTATGCGACAATCAAAAAAGATGCGAAGGCAAAGCCTGTAGTTGAGAATGGTGTCTTGAAGGCCGGAAATGATCTATACACGCTCTCTCCAAAGATCTCTGATGAGATGAAAGTGGAGGAAGTAGATACTTCTGTTACCCAGTCTGCCAAAGAAGAAGTCACTAAGAAAGAAAATAATAAAACTTGGTATAGTGACTTGCTAAGCAACCGCTGGTTAATTGCCTTGCCAATTGTCATTATTATCCTGATTTTCTATATTGAGAATCGGAAATCGAGAAAAGCTAAAGCAAAAGCTAGAAAAAAAATAAATAAATGA
- the nagB gene encoding glucosamine-6-phosphate deaminase has product MKVIRVENQVEGAKVALEILKEKLAQGAKTLGLATGSSPIEFYKQIIASDLDFSELTSVNLDEYVGLSEDNPQSYRYFMNEQLFNKKPFKESFLPNGAAADAEAEAKRYNQVLADHPVDLQILGIGTNGHIGFNEPGTSFDSTVHIVDLEQSTIEANARFFEKIEDVPTQAISMGIRNILDAKSIILFAYGASKAQAIVGTVQGQVTEALPASSLQGHEDVVIIADKEALSLLEA; this is encoded by the coding sequence ATGAAAGTTATTCGTGTTGAGAATCAAGTAGAAGGCGCAAAGGTAGCTTTAGAAATCTTGAAAGAAAAGTTGGCTCAGGGTGCTAAGACACTGGGCTTAGCGACAGGAAGCAGCCCGATTGAGTTTTATAAGCAAATCATTGCCAGCGACTTGGACTTTTCAGAGCTGACCAGTGTAAACCTAGATGAGTATGTGGGACTTTCAGAAGATAATCCCCAGTCTTACCGTTACTTTATGAATGAGCAGCTGTTTAATAAAAAGCCTTTCAAAGAAAGCTTTTTGCCAAATGGTGCAGCAGCAGATGCGGAAGCAGAAGCGAAACGCTACAACCAAGTCTTGGCTGACCACCCAGTAGATTTGCAAATTTTGGGAATTGGCACCAATGGTCATATTGGTTTTAATGAGCCAGGAACTAGTTTTGATAGCACTGTCCATATCGTCGATTTGGAGCAGTCAACTATCGAAGCAAACGCTCGCTTCTTTGAGAAGATTGAGGACGTACCGACCCAAGCTATCTCAATGGGAATTCGGAATATCTTAGATGCGAAGTCAATCATCCTTTTTGCCTATGGTGCTTCCAAGGCTCAAGCAATTGTAGGAACAGTCCAAGGTCAGGTGACAGAAGCTTTGCCAGCTAGTAGCCTTCAAGGCCATGAAGATGTAGTGATTATTGCAGATAAAGAAGCTTTGAGTTTATTAGAAGCCTAA
- the arcC gene encoding carbamate kinase — translation MANRKIVVALGGNAILSSDPSAKAQQEALVETAKHLVKLIKNGDDLIITHGNGPQVGNLLLQHLAADSEKNPAFPLDSLVAMTEGSIGFWLQNALQNALLDEGIEKDVASVVTQVVVDKNDPAFVNLSKPIGPFYSEEEAKAEAEKSGATFKEDAGRGWRKVVASPKPVDIKEIETIRTLLNAGQVVVAAGGGGIPVIKEDNGHLAGVEAVIDKDFASQRLAELVEADLFIVLTGVDYVFVNYNKPDQAKLEHVNVAQLEEYIKQDQFAPGSMLPKVEAAIAFVNGRPEGKAVITSLENLGALIESESGTIIEKG, via the coding sequence ATGGCAAATCGTAAAATTGTAGTAGCTTTGGGAGGAAATGCGATTCTTTCTTCTGATCCATCAGCAAAAGCTCAACAGGAAGCTTTGGTGGAAACAGCTAAGCACCTTGTAAAATTGATCAAAAATGGGGATGATTTGATCATCACTCACGGTAATGGTCCTCAAGTTGGAAATCTCTTGCTTCAACACTTGGCTGCCGATTCTGAAAAGAACCCTGCTTTCCCACTCGATTCACTTGTTGCTATGACAGAAGGTAGCATCGGTTTCTGGCTGCAAAATGCCTTGCAAAATGCTCTCTTGGATGAAGGTATCGAAAAAGATGTTGCTTCAGTTGTGACCCAAGTTGTTGTCGATAAGAATGACCCAGCTTTTGTTAACTTGAGCAAACCAATTGGTCCCTTCTACTCAGAAGAAGAAGCAAAAGCAGAAGCTGAAAAGAGCGGAGCGACTTTCAAAGAGGATGCCGGCCGCGGTTGGCGTAAGGTTGTTGCTTCACCAAAACCTGTTGATATCAAGGAAATCGAAACAATTCGTACCCTCTTGAATGCTGGTCAAGTGGTCGTTGCTGCTGGTGGTGGCGGAATTCCAGTCATCAAGGAAGACAACGGTCATTTGGCTGGTGTGGAAGCTGTTATTGATAAGGACTTTGCTTCTCAACGCTTGGCAGAATTAGTCGAAGCTGACCTCTTCATCGTCTTGACTGGTGTAGACTATGTCTTTGTAAACTACAATAAACCAGACCAAGCAAAATTGGAACATGTGAATGTTGCTCAGCTGGAAGAATATATCAAACAAGACCAATTTGCACCAGGAAGCATGCTTCCAAAAGTAGAAGCAGCTATCGCTTTTGTCAATGGCCGTCCAGAAGGAAAAGCAGTTATTACTTCCCTTGAAAACCTTGGAGCTTTGATTGAATCTGAAAGCGGAACAATTATTGAAAAAGGATAA
- the queA gene encoding tRNA preQ1(34) S-adenosylmethionine ribosyltransferase-isomerase QueA produces MNTADFDFHLPEELIAQTPLEKRDSSRLLIVDRETGQFSDQHFDNIINQLEPGDALVMNNTRVLPARLYGTKPETGGHVELLLLKNTQGDFWEVLAKPAKRLRVGARVSFGDGRLTATVTEELEHGGRIVRFDYQGIFLEVLESLGEMPLPPYIHEKLEDRERYQTVYAKENGSAAAPTAGLHFTEELLDKIAEKGVKLVYLTLHVGLGTFRPVSVDNLEEHEMHSEFYSLSEEAAETLRQVKASGHRIIAVGTTSIRTLETIGSKFNGQIQADSGWTNIFIKPGYQWKIVDAFSTNFHLPKSTLVMLVSAFAGRQLTLQAYEHAIAERYRFFSFGDAMFIK; encoded by the coding sequence ATGAATACTGCTGATTTTGATTTTCACTTGCCGGAAGAACTGATTGCTCAAACTCCTCTGGAGAAGCGAGACTCTTCTCGCCTGCTCATTGTAGACCGGGAAACTGGCCAGTTTAGTGACCAACATTTTGACAATATTATTAACCAACTTGAGCCAGGCGATGCCTTGGTTATGAATAATACTCGTGTCCTACCAGCCCGCCTTTATGGAACCAAGCCTGAAACTGGCGGTCATGTCGAGCTCCTGCTCTTGAAAAATACCCAAGGAGACTTCTGGGAAGTCCTAGCCAAGCCAGCTAAACGTCTAAGAGTCGGAGCGCGTGTGTCATTCGGTGATGGTCGTTTGACTGCCACTGTTACAGAAGAGCTGGAGCACGGTGGACGGATTGTTCGCTTTGACTATCAGGGCATTTTCCTAGAAGTCCTAGAAAGTTTGGGTGAAATGCCCCTGCCGCCTTATATCCATGAGAAGCTAGAGGACCGTGAACGCTATCAGACAGTCTATGCTAAAGAAAACGGCTCTGCTGCCGCTCCTACCGCTGGCCTCCATTTCACAGAGGAATTGCTGGATAAAATTGCGGAAAAAGGCGTTAAACTCGTCTACCTGACGCTGCATGTCGGACTCGGAACTTTCCGTCCTGTATCAGTTGACAATCTAGAAGAGCATGAGATGCATTCTGAATTTTACAGTTTGTCTGAAGAAGCAGCTGAGACCCTGCGTCAAGTCAAGGCAAGCGGCCACCGCATCATTGCTGTCGGCACCACTTCTATCCGAACACTGGAAACAATCGGCAGCAAATTCAACGGTCAAATCCAAGCAGACTCTGGCTGGACCAATATCTTTATCAAGCCAGGCTATCAATGGAAGATTGTCGATGCCTTTTCGACCAACTTCCACTTGCCAAAATCAACCCTTGTCATGCTAGTATCAGCTTTTGCTGGACGCCAACTGACACTGCAAGCCTATGAGCACGCTATTGCTGAGCGCTATCGCTTCTTTAGCTTTGGCGACGCTATGTTTATCAAATAA
- a CDS encoding YfcC family protein, producing MSEKAKKGFKMPSSYTVLLIIIAIMAVLTWIIPAGAFVDGVYKAQPQNPQGIWDVLMAPIRAMLGTHPEEGSLIKETSAAIDVAFFILMVGGFLGVVNETGMLDTGIASIVKKYKGREKMLILVLMPLFALGGTTYGMGEETMAFYPLLVPVMMAVGFDSLTGVAIILLGSQIGCLASTLNPFATGIASSTAGVSLGEGIILRLIFWFTLTALSTWFVYRYADKIQKDPTKSLTYATREEDMKFFNVGEDEENVNSTLTKKQKHVFVLFVLTFVLMVLSFIPWTGLHINLFENFNTWLTGLPVIGKIIGSSTAALGTWYFPEGAMLFAFMGILIGVVYGLKEDKIISAFMNGAADLLSVALIVAIARGIQVIMNDGMITDTILNWGKEGLSGLSSQVFIVLTYIFYLPMSFLIPSSSGLASATMGIMAPLGEFVNVRPSLIITAYQSASGVLNLIAPTSGIVMGALALGRINIGTWWKFMGKLVVAIIVVTIALLLLGTFLPFL from the coding sequence ATGAGTGAAAAAGCTAAAAAAGGGTTTAAGATGCCTTCATCTTACACCGTCTTGTTGATAATCATTGCTATTATGGCAGTGTTGACTTGGATCATCCCTGCAGGTGCCTTTGTGGATGGTGTCTATAAAGCCCAGCCTCAAAATCCGCAAGGGATTTGGGATGTTCTCATGGCACCGATTCGGGCTATGCTAGGTACTCATCCAGAGGAAGGCTCGCTGATTAAAGAAACCAGCGCAGCGATTGATGTAGCCTTCTTCATCCTCATGGTTGGTGGTTTCCTTGGCGTTGTCAATGAAACTGGTATGCTAGATACGGGTATTGCTTCTATTGTGAAGAAGTACAAGGGTCGCGAAAAGATGTTGATTTTGGTTCTTATGCCTTTGTTTGCCCTCGGTGGTACAACTTATGGTATGGGTGAAGAAACCATGGCCTTCTATCCTCTCCTTGTGCCAGTTATGATGGCCGTTGGATTTGATAGCCTAACGGGTGTTGCCATTATCTTGCTCGGTTCACAGATTGGATGTTTGGCATCTACCTTGAACCCATTTGCAACAGGTATCGCTTCATCAACTGCTGGTGTAAGTCTCGGGGAAGGAATTATCCTTCGTTTGATCTTCTGGTTTACCTTGACTGCTCTTAGTACTTGGTTTGTTTATCGCTATGCAGATAAGATCCAAAAAGATCCAACTAAGTCACTTACTTATGCAACACGTGAAGAAGATATGAAATTCTTCAATGTTGGAGAAGATGAAGAAAATGTCAACTCAACTCTTACTAAGAAACAAAAACATGTCTTCGTACTCTTTGTTCTTACTTTCGTCTTGATGGTATTGAGCTTCATTCCATGGACAGGCCTTCATATTAACCTTTTTGAAAACTTCAATACTTGGCTAACTGGACTTCCAGTTATCGGTAAGATTATTGGTTCATCTACAGCTGCTTTGGGTACTTGGTACTTCCCAGAAGGAGCAATGCTCTTTGCCTTCATGGGTATCCTTATCGGTGTTGTTTATGGTCTTAAAGAAGACAAGATTATCTCTGCCTTTATGAATGGTGCTGCTGACTTGCTCAGTGTTGCCTTGATCGTAGCGATTGCCCGTGGTATCCAAGTTATCATGAATGATGGTATGATTACAGACACTATCCTCAACTGGGGTAAAGAAGGCCTCAGTGGTCTGTCTTCACAAGTCTTTATCGTTTTGACTTATATCTTCTATCTGCCTATGTCATTCTTGATCCCATCTTCATCTGGCCTTGCCAGCGCGACTATGGGTATCATGGCTCCTCTCGGAGAATTTGTAAATGTACGTCCTAGCTTGATCATCACTGCTTACCAATCTGCTTCAGGTGTCTTGAACTTGATCGCACCAACATCTGGTATTGTGATGGGAGCTCTTGCACTTGGACGTATCAATATCGGTACTTGGTGGAAATTCATGGGCAAACTCGTTGTCGCTATCATTGTAGTGACTATCGCCCTTCTTCTCCTTGGAACTTTCCTTCCATTCCTATAA
- a CDS encoding arginine repressor, with the protein MNKIESRHRLIRSLIMEKRVHTQQELQELLEANGVIVTQSTLSRDMKTLNLVKVTENDKSYYVINSIAPSRWEKRLRFYMEDALVMLRPVQHQVVMKTLPGLAQSFGAILDALELPQIVATVCGDDVCLIICEDNQAAIECFDKLKEFAPPFFFSK; encoded by the coding sequence ATGAATAAAATCGAAAGTAGGCATCGCCTCATCCGCTCCCTCATTATGGAAAAAAGGGTCCATACCCAGCAAGAACTCCAAGAACTACTGGAAGCAAACGGCGTCATTGTCACCCAGTCTACCCTTTCTCGTGACATGAAAACTCTCAATCTAGTCAAGGTGACTGAAAACGACAAATCCTATTATGTCATTAACAGTATCGCCCCTTCTCGTTGGGAGAAAAGACTACGCTTCTATATGGAAGATGCCCTCGTCATGCTCCGCCCCGTTCAGCATCAAGTCGTCATGAAAACCTTACCCGGACTAGCCCAATCTTTTGGTGCCATTTTAGACGCTCTGGAATTACCCCAGATTGTTGCTACCGTCTGTGGAGACGATGTCTGCCTGATCATCTGCGAAGATAATCAAGCGGCTATCGAATGCTTTGATAAACTCAAAGAATTTGCACCCCCATTTTTCTTTAGTAAATGA
- the argF gene encoding ornithine carbamoyltransferase — MTHSVFQGRSFLAEKDFTRAELEYLIGLSAHLKDLKKRNIQHHYLAGKNIALLFEKTSTRTRAAFTTAAIDLGAHPEYLGANDIQLGKKESTEDTAKVLGRMFDGIEFRGFSQRMVEELAEFSGVPVWNGLTDEWHPTQMLADYLTVQENFGRLEGLTLVYCGDGRNNVANSLLVTGAILGVNVHIFSPKELFPEKEIVELAEGFAKESGAHILITEDADEAVKGADVLYTDVWVSMGEEDKFAERVALLKPYQVNMELVKKADNEDLIFLHCLPAFHDTNTVYGKDVAEKFGVEEMEVTDEVFRSKYARHFDQAENRMHTIKAVMAATLGNLYIPKV, encoded by the coding sequence ATGACACATTCAGTATTCCAAGGACGTAGCTTCCTTGCAGAAAAAGACTTTACTCGTGCAGAATTAGAATACCTTATCGGACTTTCAGCTCACTTGAAAGACTTGAAGAAACGCAATATTCAGCACCACTATCTTGCTGGTAAGAATATCGCTCTCTTGTTTGAAAAAACATCTACTCGTACGCGTGCAGCCTTTACTACAGCAGCTATCGATCTTGGTGCACATCCAGAATACCTTGGTGCTAATGATATCCAGCTTGGTAAGAAAGAATCTACAGAAGATACAGCTAAAGTATTGGGACGTATGTTTGACGGGATTGAATTCCGTGGCTTCAGCCAACGCATGGTAGAAGAATTGGCTGAATTCTCAGGTGTTCCAGTATGGAATGGTTTGACTGACGAATGGCACCCAACTCAAATGCTTGCTGACTACTTGACAGTTCAAGAAAACTTTGGCCGTTTGGAAGGCTTGACATTGGTTTACTGTGGTGATGGACGTAACAACGTTGCTAACAGCTTGCTGGTAACAGGAGCTATCCTTGGCGTTAACGTTCACATCTTCTCACCAAAAGAACTCTTCCCAGAAAAAGAAATTGTTGAATTGGCAGAAGGCTTTGCTAAAGAAAGCGGCGCACACATCCTCATCACTGAAGATGCAGACGAAGCTGTTAAAGGTGCAGACGTACTTTACACAGACGTTTGGGTATCTATGGGTGAAGAAGATAAATTCGCAGAACGCGTTGCACTTTTGAAACCTTACCAAGTTAACATGGAATTGGTGAAGAAAGCTGATAATGAAGACTTGATCTTCTTGCACTGCTTGCCAGCATTCCACGATACAAATACTGTTTACGGTAAAGATGTCGCTGAAAAATTTGGCGTAGAAGAAATGGAAGTAACAGACGAAGTCTTCCGTAGCAAATACGCTCGCCACTTTGACCAAGCAGAAAACCGTATGCACACAATCAAAGCTGTTATGGCTGCTACACTCGGCAACCTTTACATTCCAAAAGTATAA